The following coding sequences lie in one Paenibacillus durus ATCC 35681 genomic window:
- a CDS encoding peroxiredoxin, whose protein sequence is MAERLVGKQAPDFTMETVSGDGKEFGKVSLSDYRGKWLVFFFYPLDFTFVCPTEITALSEAADQFTALDTEILGVSIDSVHSHKAWINAPKDANGLGQLKFPLASDITKKVASDYGVLIEEEGIALRGLFIIDPEGELKYQVVNHNDVGRSVEETLRVLQALQSGGLCPMNWKPGDKNL, encoded by the coding sequence ATGGCAGAACGTTTGGTAGGCAAACAGGCTCCCGATTTCACTATGGAAACCGTTTCGGGAGACGGCAAAGAATTTGGCAAAGTTAGCTTGTCCGACTATCGCGGTAAATGGCTCGTATTTTTCTTCTATCCTCTGGATTTCACTTTCGTGTGCCCGACTGAAATTACGGCGCTCAGCGAAGCGGCTGACCAATTCACGGCGCTTGATACCGAAATTCTTGGTGTAAGCATCGACTCCGTACACAGCCATAAGGCTTGGATCAACGCTCCGAAAGACGCTAATGGTCTTGGCCAACTGAAATTCCCGCTTGCTTCCGACATTACGAAGAAGGTTGCCAGCGATTACGGCGTATTGATCGAAGAAGAAGGCATTGCGCTTCGCGGTCTCTTCATTATCGATCCGGAAGGCGAACTGAAATACCAAGTGGTTAACCACAATGATGTAGGCCGTAGCGTAGAAGAAACTCTGCGCGTGCTGCAGGCGCTGCAATCCGGCGGATTATGCCCTATGAACTGGAAACCGGGCGACAAGAACCTGTAA